A region from the Burkholderiales bacterium genome encodes:
- a CDS encoding tripartite tricarboxylate transporter substrate binding protein, whose translation MMLYDWSMRHKLFASLPALLAAVVVTDAAHSQSWPDHALRFVASAPAGSSLDVIARVIGDNLRTRLAQPVVVDNRPAAGGTVAADIVAKSPPDGYIMVISFNGPLAFGPHLYAKLPYDPLKDLAPVIVTSSQPNVLAVNAGLPATSVKALIAYAKAHPGKLNYASVGNGSSSQLTMELLKATAGIDIVHVPFNGSPPAVTATAQGDTQLLFAVMQPLQAQISAGRLRAIAVTSAKRFPLLPDIPTVAEAGYPGFEALAWNGILVAARTPQAIVRRLNAEINAILKDPTVKSALNTQGFDLIGGTPEGFAKLIRSESDKWAPVIRKTGVRID comes from the coding sequence ATGATGCTTTACGATTGGAGCATGCGCCACAAGCTGTTTGCCTCTCTGCCAGCGCTGCTCGCCGCCGTCGTCGTCACCGATGCGGCACACTCTCAAAGCTGGCCCGACCATGCGCTCAGGTTCGTCGCGTCGGCGCCCGCCGGCAGCTCTCTGGACGTCATCGCCCGCGTCATCGGCGACAACCTCAGAACGCGCCTCGCGCAGCCGGTCGTCGTCGATAACCGGCCCGCGGCGGGCGGCACGGTCGCAGCCGATATCGTCGCGAAGTCGCCGCCGGACGGCTACATCATGGTCATCTCGTTCAACGGCCCGCTCGCGTTCGGACCGCACCTGTACGCGAAGCTGCCGTACGACCCGCTGAAAGATCTCGCTCCGGTGATCGTCACCTCGAGCCAGCCGAACGTGCTCGCCGTGAACGCGGGGCTGCCGGCGACGTCTGTGAAGGCGCTCATTGCATACGCCAAAGCGCACCCGGGCAAGCTCAACTATGCGTCGGTGGGCAACGGCAGCTCTTCGCAGCTCACGATGGAGCTCTTGAAAGCGACCGCCGGCATCGACATCGTCCACGTTCCTTTTAACGGCTCGCCGCCCGCGGTGACCGCGACCGCACAGGGCGACACGCAACTGCTGTTCGCGGTGATGCAGCCGTTGCAGGCGCAGATCAGCGCGGGAAGGCTGCGCGCCATCGCGGTGACGTCGGCGAAGCGCTTTCCGCTGCTGCCCGACATCCCGACGGTCGCCGAAGCGGGCTATCCCGGTTTCGAGGCGCTCGCGTGGAACGGCATCCTCGTCGCCGCGCGCACGCCGCAGGCTATCGTCCGGCGGCTCAACGCCGAGATCAATGCGATCCTCAAGGATCCGACGGTGAAGAGCGCGCTCAACACGCAGGGCTTCGACCTGATCGGCGGCACGCCCGAAGGCTTCGCGAAGCTGATCCGCAGCGAATCGGACAAGTGGGCGCCCGTGATCCGTAAAACCGGCGTGCGGATCGATTGA
- a CDS encoding VOC family protein: MIKLQRIGHILINVRDVERSKAFYTNILGFRMLEQDPGHGGVFLSLGEYGNTLDIFPSADPNAYPQPKAGVGSREGLGVKHMAFAVETEAELKSAYFALQDAGVSIHRAIDHTSQKSIYFYDPDDNLLEIVWERPNVQEIFRQGRGDNDAPLTFERPAP; the protein is encoded by the coding sequence ATGATCAAGCTCCAGCGCATCGGCCACATCCTCATCAACGTTCGCGACGTCGAGCGCTCCAAGGCGTTCTACACGAACATCCTCGGGTTCAGGATGCTCGAGCAGGACCCGGGGCACGGCGGCGTGTTCCTCTCGCTCGGCGAGTACGGCAACACGCTGGACATCTTTCCCAGCGCGGATCCCAACGCCTACCCGCAGCCGAAAGCGGGTGTCGGCAGCCGCGAGGGTCTGGGCGTGAAGCACATGGCGTTCGCCGTGGAGACCGAAGCGGAGCTGAAGAGCGCGTACTTCGCGCTTCAGGACGCCGGCGTGTCCATCCATCGCGCGATCGATCACACCAGCCAGAAGAGCATCTACTTCTACGACCCCGACGACAACCTGCTCGAGATCGTGTGGGAACGGCCGAACGTGCAGGAGATCTTCAGGCAGGGCCGCGGCGACAACGACGCGCCGCTCACGTTCGAGCGGCCCGCGCCGTAG
- a CDS encoding metallophosphoesterase: MTPEFRLTQVADVHLGAGQEHHLDNWIKVSRWIARERPDLVVANGDLIMGDPDDEADYAFAREQIGALPVTCRFLPGNHDIGDNVVSGKMPKRVNDVRRGRFLEYFGEDHWSFERAGWGFVGLNSQLMGSAGQAAEAEQWTWLERALGELRPRPVALFLHKPLFLDHPGEPDHEDAMLRQSCLDSESRARLLALCRTYGVRLVSTGHKHQTRAFSLDGIYYLWAPSTACVNGPPTTLHWGVREVGFVDYRFRPDGFDHRIVGADFLFRHENYIRKYGSGAE; the protein is encoded by the coding sequence ATGACCCCCGAATTCCGCCTCACGCAGGTCGCCGACGTTCATCTCGGCGCCGGCCAGGAGCATCACCTCGACAACTGGATCAAGGTATCGCGCTGGATCGCACGCGAGCGCCCCGACCTCGTGGTCGCCAACGGCGACCTCATCATGGGCGATCCCGACGACGAGGCCGATTACGCATTCGCCAGAGAGCAGATCGGCGCGCTGCCGGTGACGTGCCGCTTCCTGCCGGGCAATCACGACATCGGCGACAACGTGGTCTCGGGCAAGATGCCCAAGCGCGTGAACGACGTGAGGCGCGGGCGGTTCCTGGAGTATTTCGGCGAGGATCACTGGTCGTTCGAGCGCGCGGGCTGGGGCTTCGTCGGCCTGAATTCGCAGTTGATGGGCAGCGCCGGCCAGGCCGCCGAAGCCGAGCAGTGGACGTGGCTCGAGCGCGCGCTCGGCGAGTTGCGCCCGCGGCCCGTCGCGCTCTTCCTGCACAAGCCGCTGTTCCTCGATCACCCCGGCGAGCCGGATCACGAGGATGCGATGCTGCGCCAGTCCTGTCTCGACTCGGAAAGCCGTGCCCGTCTGCTCGCCTTATGCAGAACCTACGGCGTGCGCCTGGTGAGCACGGGACACAAGCACCAGACGCGCGCGTTCTCGCTCGACGGCATCTACTACCTGTGGGCGCCTTCGACGGCCTGCGTGAACGGGCCGCCGACGACGCTGCACTGGGGTGTGCGCGAAGTCGGCTTCGTCGATTATCGCTTCAGGCCGGACGGTTTCGACCATCGCATCGTCGGCGCCGATTTCCTGTTCCGTCACGAGAACTACATCCGGAAGTACGGCTCGGGCGCGGAGTAA
- a CDS encoding tripartite tricarboxylate transporter substrate binding protein → MRNLPRVFVVIALASSAASYAQYPSKAVRFVVPFPAGGPLDIVARSIGQDLNKAWGQPVLVDNRPGAGGNIGADVVAKAPPDGYTILMGAVSTHAINVWLYKSLPYDPVKDFAPVTLVTSVPNVLVVHPSVPAKNVRELIALAKARKGQLNFASGSTGSAGHLAGELFKTMAGVDMTHIPYKGAAPAVTDLLAGHVSLMFDNLASGLPSIKAGRVHALAVTTLKRSPFLPELPTISDSGLRGFDIGTWFGVFAPAGTPREIVMRLNAEIARSLHTAVMKDRLATLGAEAMPNTPEAFAAFVKAEMTKYQKIVQASGAKVD, encoded by the coding sequence ATGAGAAACCTGCCCCGCGTATTCGTCGTCATTGCATTGGCTTCTTCGGCGGCGTCCTACGCCCAGTACCCGTCGAAGGCCGTCCGCTTCGTCGTGCCTTTCCCCGCGGGCGGACCGCTCGACATCGTCGCGCGCTCGATCGGGCAGGACCTGAACAAGGCGTGGGGGCAGCCGGTGCTCGTCGACAACCGACCCGGCGCGGGCGGCAACATCGGTGCGGACGTCGTCGCGAAAGCGCCGCCCGACGGCTACACGATCCTGATGGGCGCAGTCAGCACGCACGCGATCAACGTCTGGCTCTACAAGAGCCTGCCGTACGATCCCGTGAAGGACTTCGCGCCGGTGACGCTGGTGACGTCGGTGCCCAACGTGCTGGTCGTCCACCCCTCGGTGCCGGCGAAGAACGTGCGCGAGCTGATCGCGCTGGCGAAAGCGCGCAAAGGCCAGTTGAACTTCGCCTCCGGCAGCACCGGCAGCGCCGGCCATCTCGCGGGCGAGCTGTTCAAGACGATGGCCGGGGTCGACATGACGCACATCCCCTACAAGGGCGCGGCGCCCGCGGTAACCGATCTGCTCGCCGGGCACGTCTCGCTGATGTTCGACAATCTCGCGTCGGGACTGCCCAGCATCAAGGCGGGACGCGTGCACGCGCTCGCAGTGACGACGCTCAAGCGCTCGCCGTTCCTGCCGGAGCTGCCGACGATCAGCGACTCGGGCCTGCGCGGCTTCGATATCGGCACGTGGTTCGGCGTCTTCGCGCCGGCCGGCACGCCGCGCGAGATCGTGATGCGGTTGAACGCCGAAATCGCGCGTTCGCTTCACACTGCGGTCATGAAGGACCGTCTCGCCACACTCGGCGCCGAGGCGATGCCGAATACGCCCGAAGCGTTCGCGGCGTTCGTCAAGGCGGAGATGACCAAATACCAGAAGATCGTGCAGGCGTCCGGCGCGAAGGTGGATTGA